A window of the Haloarcula litorea genome harbors these coding sequences:
- a CDS encoding 50S ribosomal protein L37ae, with amino-acid sequence MWPLGRQESTMAENQGRTGSAGRFGARYGRVARRRVAEIESEMNEDHTCPECGEDRVDRAGTGIWECSYCGYKYTGGSYTPETPGGKTVRRSIRAALSEEED; translated from the coding sequence ATGTGGCCGTTGGGCCGACAAGAGAGTACTATGGCCGAGAACCAGGGACGAACCGGGAGCGCCGGCCGATTCGGCGCTCGGTACGGTCGTGTCGCCCGCCGCCGCGTCGCAGAGATCGAGTCGGAGATGAACGAGGACCACACCTGTCCCGAGTGCGGCGAGGACCGCGTCGACCGCGCCGGCACGGGCATCTGGGAGTGCAGCTACTGTGGCTACAAGTACACCGGCGGCAGCTACACGCCCGAGACCCCCGGCGGCAAGACCGTCCGTCGCTCCATCCGCGCGGCCCTCTCCGAAGAAGAGGACTGA
- a CDS encoding KEOPS complex subunit Pcc1, with amino-acid sequence MTPPHRTVLTLDYGSSERARRVERSVRPEIGAIDGDRTTAALARDGAVLEVTVEADDLVALRAGCNTWSSLIGVAEAAGGD; translated from the coding sequence TTGACGCCGCCCCACCGCACCGTTCTCACGCTGGACTACGGGAGTTCGGAGCGCGCTCGCCGCGTCGAGCGCAGCGTCCGCCCGGAGATCGGCGCGATCGACGGCGACCGCACCACGGCCGCGCTCGCCCGCGACGGGGCCGTCCTGGAAGTGACCGTCGAGGCCGACGACCTGGTGGCGCTGCGGGCCGGCTGTAACACCTGGAGCTCGCTGATCGGGGTCGCCGAGGCGGCCGGCGGCGACTGA
- a CDS encoding DUF7344 domain-containing protein produces MSDQPRAGPEREEWQGMTPEDRGLTTPIVDDAFTVLSDWRRRAVCYHLSTSDDAAVEVRALATAVARRGAESDLPESETTVEAVETALTETHLPFLHDLGILDFDERSGAVKYWGSPTVEKWATHATAVTERDEF; encoded by the coding sequence ATGAGCGACCAGCCACGAGCAGGTCCGGAACGGGAGGAGTGGCAGGGGATGACGCCGGAGGACCGCGGGCTCACGACGCCGATCGTCGACGACGCGTTCACCGTCCTGTCGGACTGGCGGCGGCGAGCGGTCTGTTATCACCTCTCCACCAGCGACGACGCCGCCGTCGAGGTCCGCGCGCTGGCGACGGCGGTGGCGAGACGGGGAGCGGAAAGCGACCTACCGGAGTCGGAGACGACGGTCGAGGCCGTTGAGACGGCGCTGACCGAGACGCACTTGCCGTTCCTGCACGACCTCGGCATCCTCGACTTCGACGAGCGGAGCGGCGCTGTCAAGTACTGGGGGTCGCCGACCGTCGAGAAGTGGGCGACCCACGCCACGGCGGTCACGGAACGCGACGAGTTCTGA
- the aspS gene encoding aspartate--tRNA(Asn) ligase: protein MDDRTYTADAEPGETVTVAGWVHEIRDLGGIAFLILRDATGKIQVKFEKDEMDDDLVETALDVHRESVIAVTGDVEEEPRAPTGVEITPDSLDVVAEADPELPLDPSGKVDAELPTRLDNRTLDLRKDEVKAVFEIRAEVLRAAREAFRSLGCTEINTPKIVATGTEGGTELFPITYFGREAFMNQSPQLFKQLMVGSGLERVFEIGPIFRAEEHNTPRHLNEATSIDFESAFYDHTEAMDACEHVVKSAYEAVEENCQDQLAALGLDETFEAPSGEFPRLTYQEALDRINATGELDEPLVWGDDLSTEAEHVLGQEVGEHYFITDWPSEIKPFYIKDHDDDPEVSTGFDMMHPSMELVSGGQREHRHDQLVAGFEQQGLDPEAFEYYTKMFRYGMPPHAGWGLGGERLVMTMLGLENIREAVLFPRDRQRLSP from the coding sequence ATGGACGACCGCACCTACACCGCGGACGCGGAGCCGGGCGAGACCGTCACGGTCGCCGGCTGGGTCCACGAGATACGGGACCTCGGTGGCATCGCCTTCCTCATCCTCCGGGACGCGACCGGGAAGATCCAGGTCAAGTTCGAGAAAGACGAGATGGACGACGACCTCGTGGAGACGGCGCTGGACGTCCACCGCGAGTCCGTCATCGCCGTGACCGGCGACGTGGAGGAGGAGCCGCGCGCCCCCACCGGCGTCGAGATCACGCCCGACTCGCTGGACGTGGTCGCCGAGGCCGACCCCGAACTGCCCCTTGACCCCTCCGGCAAGGTCGACGCCGAACTACCGACCCGGCTGGACAACCGGACGCTCGACCTCCGCAAGGACGAGGTCAAGGCCGTCTTCGAGATCCGCGCGGAGGTCCTGCGGGCCGCCCGCGAGGCGTTCCGCTCGCTCGGCTGTACGGAGATCAACACGCCGAAGATCGTCGCCACGGGCACCGAGGGCGGGACGGAGCTGTTCCCCATCACCTACTTCGGCCGCGAGGCGTTCATGAACCAGAGCCCGCAGCTGTTCAAGCAGCTGATGGTCGGCTCCGGCTTAGAGCGAGTCTTCGAGATCGGCCCCATCTTCCGCGCCGAGGAGCACAACACGCCCCGGCACCTCAACGAGGCGACCTCCATCGACTTCGAGTCGGCCTTCTACGACCACACCGAGGCGATGGACGCCTGCGAGCACGTCGTGAAGTCCGCCTACGAGGCCGTCGAAGAGAACTGTCAGGACCAGCTCGCGGCGCTGGGCCTCGACGAGACGTTCGAGGCCCCCAGCGGCGAGTTCCCGCGGCTGACCTACCAGGAGGCCCTCGACCGCATCAACGCCACGGGCGAACTCGACGAGCCGCTGGTGTGGGGCGACGACCTCTCGACGGAGGCCGAGCACGTCCTCGGTCAGGAGGTCGGCGAGCACTACTTCATCACCGACTGGCCCAGCGAGATCAAGCCGTTCTACATCAAGGACCACGACGACGACCCCGAGGTGTCGACCGGCTTCGACATGATGCACCCGTCGATGGAACTGGTCTCGGGCGGCCAGCGCGAGCACCGCCACGACCAGCTCGTCGCGGGCTTCGAGCAGCAGGGGCTGGACCCCGAGGCCTTCGAGTACTACACCAAGATGTTCCGCTACGGGATGCCCCCCCACGCAGGCTGGGGCCTCGGCGGCGAACGGCTCGTCATGACGATGCTCGGCCTGGAGAACATCCGGGAGGCCGTCCTCTTCCCGCGAGACCGGCAGCGCCTGTCGCCGTAG
- a CDS encoding bacterio-opsin activator domain-containing protein codes for MLYVSGDAATRETNRIAMTRERPELTVSTAGSTAAAADVAAATAPDCVVVQPAELGDPTELLSIVDCPTVLAVEEPPTGDGALAEAATTVVPTDAADGAALAERAVAVADDGSADSHGAVGADPGNARTRLLEGLLEEFPGGAVFVVDEAMRYTSAGGSAFEDASIDPEDLVGRTPREVFDPPRAERLERAYRTALDGEAYTYDTQFEGREYEVRTVPLRDHEGTVMAALTIAHDVTTYQQQKRELSETKERLELALEGAELGVWDWNVQTGEVTFDERWAGMLGYVLDDLPARVETWEDLVHPDDIDRTWTDIQTHLDGGTDIYENDHRLRTKDGDYKWIRDIGRVFERDEDGDPVRAVGIHQDITERKKRQREVAAQRDELATLARVQSLIQDVIRALGSAATRDEIETTLCERLVESDLFEFAWVGEPTGADDRIAVRTSAGGEADYLDLIHSRADEETRANGPGARAFETGETQVVDDVRAESTMSGWHAEALDRGFRSAAVVPLRHEEAVHGILVVYAARTGAFGDRVVESFEVLGETVGFVVGATQTRQLLSEDRVLELEFAADGTETCLAAVAQAHGCRFEATGCVPVDDQMLQYLDVSGAPAERVVDDLRDRAKVLEARVVRSDDDGGALELRTTETYQSLLLDVGARPVEVTADETGTTVTVEAPTDAEPRTIRERLAEAGESFTLTAKQERERGSIGPPDESTLRDRLTDRQQEVLRAAFLAGYYEWPRDTTAEQLSETLDISSPTLHQHLRRAQRNLLDALFDG; via the coding sequence GTGTTGTACGTCAGTGGCGACGCGGCGACGCGCGAGACGAACCGAATCGCGATGACGCGCGAACGGCCGGAGCTGACCGTCTCGACCGCGGGCTCGACCGCGGCAGCGGCCGACGTCGCGGCGGCGACGGCACCGGACTGTGTGGTCGTCCAGCCCGCGGAGCTCGGCGATCCGACCGAGCTCCTGTCGATCGTCGACTGCCCGACCGTCCTCGCCGTCGAGGAGCCGCCGACCGGCGACGGAGCGCTCGCGGAGGCGGCGACGACGGTGGTCCCGACCGACGCCGCCGACGGCGCGGCGCTGGCCGAGCGAGCGGTCGCCGTCGCCGACGACGGGAGCGCCGACAGCCACGGAGCGGTCGGGGCCGACCCCGGAAACGCCCGCACCCGACTGCTGGAGGGGCTGCTCGAGGAGTTCCCCGGGGGAGCGGTGTTCGTCGTCGACGAGGCGATGCGGTACACGAGCGCCGGCGGGTCGGCCTTCGAGGACGCCAGCATCGACCCCGAGGACCTCGTCGGCCGGACACCGCGGGAAGTGTTCGACCCACCGCGGGCGGAGCGGCTCGAACGTGCCTACCGGACGGCACTCGACGGAGAGGCGTACACGTACGACACGCAGTTCGAGGGCCGCGAGTACGAGGTCCGGACGGTCCCACTGCGGGACCACGAGGGGACGGTGATGGCGGCGCTGACGATCGCCCACGACGTGACGACCTACCAGCAGCAAAAGCGGGAGCTCTCGGAGACGAAAGAACGGCTCGAACTCGCGCTCGAGGGGGCCGAACTCGGCGTCTGGGACTGGAACGTCCAGACCGGGGAGGTGACCTTCGACGAGCGGTGGGCGGGGATGTTGGGATACGTCCTCGACGACCTCCCGGCGCGAGTCGAGACCTGGGAGGACCTGGTCCACCCGGACGACATCGACCGGACGTGGACGGACATCCAGACGCACCTCGACGGCGGGACCGACATCTACGAGAACGATCACCGGCTGCGGACGAAAGACGGCGACTACAAGTGGATCCGTGACATCGGTCGCGTCTTCGAGCGCGACGAGGACGGCGACCCGGTCCGGGCGGTCGGGATCCACCAGGACATCACCGAGCGCAAGAAGCGCCAGCGCGAGGTCGCGGCACAGCGCGACGAGCTCGCGACGCTCGCGCGGGTCCAGTCGCTCATCCAGGACGTCATCCGGGCGCTGGGGTCGGCGGCGACCCGCGACGAGATCGAGACGACGCTGTGTGAACGGCTCGTCGAGTCGGACCTCTTCGAGTTCGCCTGGGTCGGCGAACCGACCGGTGCCGACGACCGGATCGCCGTCCGGACGAGCGCGGGCGGCGAGGCCGACTACCTCGACCTCATCCACAGCCGCGCGGACGAGGAGACGAGGGCCAACGGTCCCGGCGCGCGCGCCTTCGAGACGGGCGAGACACAGGTCGTCGACGACGTGAGAGCGGAGTCGACCATGTCCGGCTGGCACGCGGAGGCGCTGGACCGAGGGTTCCGGTCGGCGGCGGTCGTCCCGCTCCGACACGAGGAGGCGGTCCACGGCATCCTCGTCGTCTACGCCGCCCGGACCGGCGCGTTCGGCGATCGGGTCGTCGAGAGCTTCGAGGTCCTGGGCGAGACGGTCGGGTTCGTCGTCGGTGCGACCCAGACGCGACAACTGCTCTCGGAGGACCGCGTGCTCGAACTGGAGTTCGCGGCCGACGGCACGGAGACCTGCCTGGCCGCGGTGGCACAGGCCCACGGCTGTCGGTTCGAGGCCACCGGCTGCGTCCCCGTCGACGACCAGATGCTCCAGTACCTCGACGTGAGCGGCGCGCCGGCCGAGCGGGTCGTCGACGACCTCCGCGACCGGGCGAAGGTTCTGGAAGCGCGGGTCGTCAGGAGCGACGACGACGGCGGGGCGCTCGAACTCCGCACGACCGAGACCTACCAGTCGCTCCTGCTCGACGTGGGGGCCCGTCCCGTCGAGGTCACGGCGGACGAGACGGGCACCACAGTCACCGTCGAGGCACCGACCGATGCCGAACCGCGGACGATCCGCGAGCGGCTCGCCGAGGCGGGAGAGTCGTTCACGCTGACCGCGAAACAGGAGCGCGAGCGTGGCTCCATCGGCCCGCCCGACGAGTCGACACTCAGGGACAGGCTCACCGACCGACAGCAGGAGGTCCTGCGCGCGGCGTTCCTGGCGGGGTACTACGAGTGGCCCCGGGACACGACGGCCGAACAGCTCTCGGAGACCCTTGACATCTCCTCGCCGACGCTCCACCAGCACCTCCGGCGCGCCCAGCGGAACCTCCTCGACGCCCTGTTCGACGGGTGA
- a CDS encoding DNA-directed RNA polymerase subunit P — MSYKCSRCKRDVTLDEYGGVRCPYCGHRVLLKERSPDVKEIDVN, encoded by the coding sequence ATGAGCTACAAGTGTTCTCGCTGCAAGCGCGACGTGACGCTCGACGAGTACGGCGGCGTCCGCTGTCCGTACTGCGGCCACCGCGTCCTGCTCAAGGAGCGGTCCCCCGACGTCAAAGAGATCGACGTCAATTGA
- a CDS encoding phosphotransferase family protein → MTAAEAVLDRVVGAPPDALERPPQGNHKRTVVARYRDRPSLVVQTANDAAALRTEAELLRAVADRTDVPVPELVAAGELDGRGYLVTEHVAGADLHERFVALPTDDRVRLARRFGSILGTLHDAFPFDGAGAVSLDDGSLVAAGRTSAAVAREYAADALAALPPAFDDLRPAVAAAPDPPTGNRRPRLFPWDLRPGNAVVADGRLAAVLDWGGPRAADPALSVAKTEHVVARWYGVDSDRLAPAFREGYRSVRPLPDVTAAHRLAAVAAAAVDSDGVVTRPGYPERTGTDAVTVHRAWLSERLTAAESE, encoded by the coding sequence GTGACCGCCGCGGAGGCCGTCCTCGATCGGGTCGTCGGTGCCCCGCCGGACGCCCTCGAGCGGCCGCCACAGGGGAACCACAAGCGGACGGTCGTGGCCCGCTACCGCGACCGGCCGTCGCTGGTGGTCCAGACGGCAAACGACGCGGCGGCGCTCCGGACCGAAGCCGAGCTGCTGCGGGCCGTCGCCGACCGGACCGACGTCCCGGTCCCGGAACTCGTCGCGGCCGGCGAACTGGACGGGCGGGGCTACCTCGTCACGGAACACGTCGCCGGCGCGGACCTCCACGAGCGGTTCGTCGCGCTCCCGACCGACGACCGGGTGCGACTCGCGCGGCGGTTCGGCTCGATCCTGGGGACGCTCCACGACGCGTTCCCCTTCGACGGTGCGGGGGCGGTGAGCCTCGACGACGGCAGCCTCGTCGCGGCGGGCCGAACGAGCGCCGCCGTCGCCCGCGAGTACGCGGCCGACGCGCTCGCGGCACTCCCGCCGGCCTTCGACGACCTGCGGCCCGCGGTGGCCGCGGCCCCCGATCCGCCGACGGGGAACCGCCGACCCCGGCTGTTCCCGTGGGACCTGCGGCCCGGCAACGCGGTCGTCGCGGACGGCCGGCTGGCGGCGGTGCTGGACTGGGGCGGGCCGCGCGCCGCCGACCCGGCGCTGTCGGTCGCCAAGACCGAGCACGTGGTCGCCCGCTGGTACGGCGTCGACAGCGATCGGTTGGCTCCGGCGTTCCGCGAGGGGTACCGCTCGGTGCGGCCGTTGCCCGACGTGACGGCCGCCCACCGTCTCGCGGCCGTCGCGGCCGCCGCCGTCGACAGCGACGGCGTCGTGACCCGGCCGGGCTACCCCGAGCGCACCGGCACGGACGCGGTGACCGTCCACCGCGCGTGGCTGTCGGAGCGGCTGACCGCGGCCGAGTCCGAATAA
- a CDS encoding HAD family hydrolase, whose product MTDIAAVVFDLDGTLCESTQDEAALYAAAFERVDREPFGEVEELWAALTGPPDPRDERSYLAAGFRRVAAQHGHRTVPADDLAAGLLDAVDRRAVAFREGAETALSAARDRGPVALLTNGPADRQRPKVEALALTERVETVCYAGDLPRRKPHPEPFHDVCETLGAAPERTLYVGDSLGHDVAGAHGAGLQAAWCPREPGDTEGYRPEYVLGAPSDLAAVLDRQRAREDRG is encoded by the coding sequence GTGACAGACATCGCGGCGGTGGTGTTCGACCTCGACGGGACCCTCTGTGAGTCGACCCAGGACGAGGCCGCGCTGTACGCGGCGGCGTTCGAGCGGGTCGACCGCGAACCGTTCGGTGAGGTCGAGGAACTGTGGGCGGCCCTGACGGGGCCGCCCGACCCCCGCGACGAACGATCGTACCTCGCCGCTGGGTTCCGCCGCGTCGCCGCCCAACACGGCCACCGAACGGTCCCGGCCGACGACCTGGCCGCCGGGCTGCTCGACGCCGTCGACCGGCGGGCGGTCGCGTTCCGCGAGGGCGCGGAGACGGCGCTGTCGGCGGCCCGCGACCGCGGCCCGGTCGCGCTCCTGACGAACGGGCCGGCCGACCGCCAGCGCCCGAAGGTCGAGGCGCTCGCGCTTACCGAGCGGGTCGAGACGGTCTGTTACGCCGGCGACCTGCCCCGGCGCAAGCCGCACCCGGAGCCGTTCCACGACGTCTGCGAGACGCTGGGGGCCGCGCCCGAGCGGACGCTGTACGTCGGCGACTCGCTCGGTCACGACGTGGCGGGCGCACACGGGGCGGGCCTGCAGGCGGCGTGGTGTCCGCGAGAGCCCGGCGACACCGAAGGGTACCGGCCGGAGTACGTCCTCGGCGCGCCGTCGGACCTGGCCGCCGTCCTGGACCGTCAGCGCGCCCGGGAGGACCGTGGGTGA
- a CDS encoding segregation/condensation protein A produces the protein MTDDDIPLDITGHEDRERPSRSAESATPPGDGDAAPEEDVDLLTEGERADGEADDEDVEPVEVLVQLADDGEIDPWDIDVVRVTDKFLARIDEGDLRTSGRALFYASVLIRMKSDAMLGEDESDDDEVEPWERAMQADDPIEEPDPFSALESEMDRRLERRRARGMPQTLDELVRDLREAERDSWWKESREYDTSDSPGGDQRGPQELDYRGAADMGMDRAPSATDVAETAHAEDMDDIIDDVYAAVREQYEQGRDEVLYREVQEAGGSRVETFLGLLFLAHRGRVRLQQDDLFGDLWVQDPSAVSGSEEAVAD, from the coding sequence ATGACCGACGACGACATCCCACTGGACATCACCGGCCACGAGGACCGCGAGCGGCCGAGCCGCTCGGCGGAGTCGGCGACCCCGCCGGGCGACGGGGACGCCGCTCCCGAGGAGGACGTCGACCTCCTGACCGAGGGCGAACGCGCGGACGGCGAGGCCGACGACGAGGACGTCGAACCCGTCGAGGTCCTCGTCCAGCTGGCCGACGACGGCGAGATCGACCCGTGGGACATCGACGTGGTCCGGGTCACCGACAAGTTCCTCGCCCGCATCGACGAGGGCGACCTGCGGACCTCGGGCCGGGCGCTGTTCTACGCCTCCGTCCTCATCCGGATGAAGAGCGACGCGATGCTGGGCGAGGACGAGTCCGACGACGACGAGGTCGAGCCGTGGGAGCGGGCGATGCAGGCCGACGATCCGATCGAGGAGCCGGACCCGTTCTCGGCGCTGGAGTCGGAGATGGACCGCCGGCTGGAGCGCCGCCGCGCCCGCGGGATGCCCCAGACGCTTGATGAACTGGTCCGTGACCTCCGGGAGGCCGAGCGGGACTCGTGGTGGAAGGAGTCCCGGGAGTACGACACCAGCGACTCCCCGGGGGGCGACCAGCGGGGGCCACAGGAGCTGGACTACCGCGGCGCGGCCGATATGGGGATGGACCGCGCACCCTCGGCGACGGACGTGGCCGAGACCGCCCACGCCGAGGACATGGACGACATCATCGACGACGTCTACGCCGCCGTCCGCGAGCAGTACGAGCAGGGCCGCGATGAGGTGCTGTACCGGGAGGTACAGGAGGCCGGGGGCTCCCGCGTCGAGACGTTCCTCGGCCTGCTCTTTCTCGCCCACCGCGGTCGCGTCCGCCTCCAGCAGGACGACCTGTTCGGCGACCTCTGGGTCCAGGACCCGAGCGCGGTGAGCGGCTCCGAGGAAGCGGTCGCGGACTAG
- a CDS encoding aldo/keto reductase yields the protein MHLPPVGLGTMGIDDPATVTAAVDAGYRHLDTAQIYDNEGVVGSGVAAADADRGDLTVATKLWIDSLASADVRPGTEASLDRLGLDRVDLLYVHRPRGDYDPAATLPALEEVREAGLTDRVGLSNFEPDQLATAREHLDAVAAHQVEFHPFFWSEDLLADAREGGYPLVAYSPLAGGAVFDDPTIRAIADDHDTSPAAVSIAWATSYDPVVTIPKASSRAHLEANLAAAELVLTDDEVARIEAIEREAELFPE from the coding sequence GTGCACCTCCCACCGGTCGGACTCGGAACGATGGGGATCGACGACCCGGCGACGGTCACGGCGGCCGTCGACGCCGGCTACCGACACCTCGACACCGCACAGATCTACGACAACGAGGGCGTGGTCGGGAGCGGCGTCGCCGCGGCCGACGCCGACCGCGGCGATCTGACGGTCGCGACGAAGCTCTGGATCGACAGCCTCGCGAGCGCCGACGTCCGTCCGGGGACCGAGGCCAGCCTCGACCGGCTCGGACTCGATCGAGTTGACCTGCTGTACGTCCACCGACCCCGCGGCGACTACGATCCGGCGGCGACGCTGCCCGCGCTCGAGGAGGTCCGCGAGGCTGGCCTGACCGACCGCGTCGGCCTCTCGAACTTCGAACCCGACCAGCTGGCGACGGCCCGCGAGCACCTCGACGCCGTCGCCGCCCACCAGGTCGAGTTCCACCCCTTCTTCTGGTCCGAGGACCTGCTCGCCGACGCCCGGGAGGGCGGCTACCCGCTGGTCGCGTACTCCCCGCTGGCGGGGGGCGCGGTGTTCGACGACCCGACGATCCGCGCGATCGCCGACGACCACGACACGTCGCCGGCGGCGGTCAGCATCGCCTGGGCGACCAGCTACGACCCGGTGGTGACGATCCCGAAGGCGTCGAGTCGCGCACACCTCGAGGCGAACCTCGCGGCCGCGGAGCTGGTCCTGACCGACGACGAGGTCGCCCGCATCGAGGCCATCGAACGCGAGGCGGAGCTGTTCCCCGAGTAG
- a CDS encoding DUF2103 domain-containing protein yields MECRQCATPLDRPGDYCLVCHTANADAVVLELGRERATVTCIADEAVVGERTITTTPEDGASDGDEAAVVELRNFAGLIADEVRRKRPDEVYVTGERAVIDAVRGQLHNEFYRVEGEAPVQRVLDRQGEPALEVVEAAPAEKLGGSHSTLIGGRAGQRAVQTVAGHPHVKKVIPGPIDAGGSGSRTGVRAKATRADANGNVRVLIRDGSSVQENRVVTTAGDRELGEHVRADLNEALVEAELQEE; encoded by the coding sequence ATGGAGTGTCGGCAGTGTGCCACACCGCTCGACCGCCCGGGCGACTACTGCCTGGTGTGTCACACCGCCAACGCCGACGCCGTCGTCCTCGAACTCGGCCGCGAGCGGGCGACCGTGACCTGTATCGCCGACGAGGCGGTCGTCGGCGAGCGGACGATCACGACCACGCCCGAGGACGGGGCGAGCGACGGCGACGAGGCCGCGGTCGTCGAACTGCGGAACTTCGCGGGCCTGATCGCCGACGAGGTCCGGCGCAAGCGACCCGACGAGGTGTACGTCACCGGCGAGCGCGCGGTCATCGACGCCGTCCGCGGCCAGCTGCACAACGAGTTCTACCGCGTCGAGGGCGAGGCCCCCGTCCAGCGCGTGCTGGACCGGCAGGGCGAGCCGGCCCTGGAGGTGGTCGAGGCCGCCCCCGCGGAGAAGCTGGGCGGGAGCCACTCGACGCTGATCGGCGGCCGCGCCGGCCAGCGGGCGGTCCAGACCGTCGCCGGCCACCCCCACGTCAAGAAGGTCATCCCCGGGCCGATCGACGCCGGCGGCTCGGGCTCCCGGACCGGCGTGCGGGCGAAGGCGACCCGCGCCGACGCCAACGGCAACGTCCGGGTGCTCATCCGCGACGGCTCCAGCGTCCAGGAGAACCGCGTCGTGACGACGGCCGGCGACCGCGAGCTGGGCGAGCACGTCCGGGCCGACCTCAACGAGGCGCTCGTCGAGGCCGAGCTGCAGGAGGAGTGA
- a CDS encoding bacteriorhodopsin, with the protein MALASAASTVPLQATQSEVAEAIANDVLLASSLWVNIALAGLSILLFVYMGRTVTTPRAKFIWAATLFVPLVSISSYAALVSGLTVGFIEMPAGHALAGQEVMSQWGRYLTWTLSTPMILLALGLLADVDRADLFTVIAADIGMCVTGLAAALVTSSYGLRWFFYGISCAFFLVVLYAILVEWPSNAAAAGTDEIFGTLRVLTVVLWLGYPIIWAVGVEGLALVQSVGLTSWGYSALDVGAKYLFAFLLLRWVANNQSTVAGGAAGTAGGDTALADD; encoded by the coding sequence ATGGCACTCGCATCAGCGGCGTCGACCGTCCCGCTCCAGGCGACACAGTCGGAGGTGGCCGAGGCCATCGCGAACGACGTGCTGCTGGCCTCGTCGCTCTGGGTGAACATCGCGCTCGCCGGGCTCTCGATACTGCTGTTCGTCTATATGGGGCGGACGGTGACGACCCCACGGGCCAAGTTCATCTGGGCGGCGACGCTGTTCGTCCCGCTCGTCTCGATATCGAGCTACGCGGCGCTGGTCTCGGGGCTGACGGTCGGCTTCATCGAGATGCCCGCTGGCCACGCGCTCGCCGGTCAGGAGGTGATGAGCCAGTGGGGCCGGTACCTCACCTGGACGCTCTCGACGCCGATGATCCTGCTGGCGCTCGGCCTGCTCGCCGACGTCGACCGGGCCGACCTCTTCACCGTCATCGCGGCCGACATCGGGATGTGCGTCACGGGGCTCGCGGCCGCGCTCGTCACCTCCTCGTACGGCCTCCGGTGGTTCTTCTACGGCATCAGCTGTGCGTTCTTCCTCGTCGTCCTCTATGCCATCCTCGTCGAGTGGCCCAGCAACGCCGCGGCCGCCGGCACCGACGAGATCTTCGGGACGCTGCGGGTCCTGACGGTCGTCCTCTGGCTCGGCTACCCGATCATCTGGGCGGTCGGCGTCGAAGGGCTGGCGCTGGTCCAGTCGGTCGGGCTGACCTCGTGGGGCTACTCCGCGCTCGACGTCGGCGCGAAGTACCTCTTCGCGTTCCTCCTGTTGCGCTGGGTCGCGAACAACCAGTCGACGGTCGCCGGCGGCGCGGCCGGAACGGCGGGCGGCGACACCGCCCTCGCCGACGACTGA